In Agarivorans gilvus, one genomic interval encodes:
- a CDS encoding glycoside hydrolase family 53 protein, with protein sequence MKKIINSLLLLLSLTFSYHSMALVKGADISWITQMEDSGYEFYNDWGYRQDVLSILRDHGMSAVRLRVWVNPSDGYYSSIDDVIIKAQWAKAANMDVMIDFHYSDTWADPGNQWKPSAWSSLSFEQLMGEVWSYTKTSLEALRNAGITPKWIQVGNETNNGMLWYEGMASNNMRNYAWLFNSGRNAAKEVFPDAKVIVHLANCHDNANFRWIFDGLQANDAWWDVIGASSYPTNAAGLSWQQANSQCLANLNDMVDRYGSEVMISEIGVPWDHPEAKTIVADMISKLRQVNQNKGLGIFYWEPQAYSWQGYTLGAWNPYTMQPTTTLDAFLE encoded by the coding sequence ATGAAAAAAATAATCAATAGCTTGCTGCTACTGCTCAGCTTGACTTTTAGCTATCACTCAATGGCCTTGGTTAAGGGAGCAGATATCAGTTGGATAACCCAGATGGAAGACAGTGGTTATGAGTTTTATAACGATTGGGGTTACCGCCAAGACGTACTGTCGATACTACGTGACCACGGCATGAGTGCGGTACGCTTAAGAGTATGGGTAAACCCCAGCGATGGCTACTACAGCTCCATTGATGACGTGATCATTAAAGCTCAGTGGGCTAAAGCGGCCAACATGGATGTGATGATTGACTTTCATTACAGCGATACTTGGGCAGATCCGGGGAATCAGTGGAAACCTAGCGCTTGGTCCTCACTCAGCTTCGAACAATTGATGGGGGAAGTATGGTCTTATACTAAAACCTCGCTCGAGGCGCTACGTAATGCAGGCATCACGCCTAAATGGATCCAAGTGGGTAATGAAACCAATAACGGAATGTTATGGTATGAGGGCATGGCATCCAATAATATGCGTAATTATGCATGGTTATTTAATAGCGGGCGTAATGCCGCAAAAGAAGTCTTTCCCGATGCCAAAGTGATTGTTCACTTAGCCAATTGCCATGACAACGCCAATTTCCGCTGGATTTTCGACGGCCTGCAAGCGAACGACGCTTGGTGGGATGTGATAGGCGCTTCATCCTACCCCACCAATGCGGCTGGACTGAGCTGGCAACAAGCCAACAGTCAGTGTTTAGCCAATTTAAATGACATGGTTGACCGCTACGGTAGCGAAGTAATGATCAGTGAAATTGGGGTGCCTTGGGACCATCCAGAAGCCAAAACGATTGTTGCCGACATGATCTCTAAACTACGCCAAGTAAACCAAAATAAAGGACTAGGTATATTTTATTGGGAACCACAAGCATATAGCTGGCAAGGCTACACCCTAGGAGCTTGGAACCCATACACTATGCAACCCACAACAACCCTTGATGCTTTCTTAGAATAA
- a CDS encoding LacI family DNA-binding transcriptional regulator, translated as MATLKDIARHANISTSTISRFLNEDPTLSISEHKKKAILEAVEALAYQSPKRSKKQFTQAKVAEPRPNETSLERQELVIVNFLTPTQEIDDPYFTSIRAGIQNRSLQKNINLQVLHLDQIDSNLELIRQSPAVVAVGHFSAKATHTLYNTNPKLIFVDTNPLGAKTDAVLIDRFALAYDLMQHVVASGCQRPAFIGNNEARLHAFQQVTKAHGLYHDELCKVSKEYCIESGYLATKEMLQLPTLPDVVYAATDMVAIGVYRAIYEHGLSIPDDIQVIGTNDIASARHMSPSLTTMRLFPFEMGEAAIDMFIEKLEGRKHTKTTYFGHEFIWRDSFKKN; from the coding sequence TTGGCCACACTTAAAGATATAGCACGACACGCGAACATTTCGACTTCGACCATTTCGAGGTTTCTTAATGAAGATCCGACTTTAAGCATCAGTGAGCACAAAAAGAAGGCCATTCTTGAAGCCGTGGAAGCACTGGCTTATCAATCGCCGAAACGTAGCAAAAAGCAATTTACTCAGGCGAAAGTAGCCGAGCCAAGGCCAAACGAAACCTCACTAGAGCGCCAAGAGCTAGTCATCGTTAACTTTTTAACCCCCACTCAAGAGATTGACGACCCCTATTTCACCTCGATTCGCGCTGGCATCCAAAACCGCAGTTTACAGAAAAACATCAACTTACAGGTGCTTCACCTCGACCAAATAGACAGCAATTTAGAGTTAATTCGACAATCACCCGCAGTGGTAGCGGTAGGCCACTTCAGTGCCAAGGCCACCCATACCCTTTACAACACCAACCCCAAACTGATTTTTGTAGATACCAACCCACTTGGGGCCAAAACCGATGCGGTATTAATTGACCGCTTCGCCCTAGCCTACGACTTAATGCAGCATGTCGTGGCCAGCGGTTGCCAACGACCAGCCTTTATCGGCAACAATGAAGCCCGCTTGCATGCCTTTCAACAGGTCACCAAAGCCCATGGTTTATATCATGACGAGTTGTGTAAAGTGAGCAAAGAGTATTGTATTGAATCGGGCTATCTTGCCACTAAAGAGATGCTACAGCTACCGACTTTACCCGACGTGGTTTATGCCGCCACAGACATGGTGGCGATCGGTGTTTATCGTGCCATTTATGAGCATGGTTTATCGATACCAGACGACATTCAAGTGATAGGTACCAACGATATCGCCTCGGCTCGCCACATGAGCCCTAGCCTCACCACCATGCGTTTATTTCCTTTTGAAATGGGTGAAGCGGCCATCGATATGTTTATTGAAAAACTGGAAGGCAGAAAACACACTAAAACCACTTATTTTGGGCATGAATTTATTTGGCGAGATAGTTTCAAGAAAAACTAA
- a CDS encoding ABC transporter ATP-binding protein produces MSSIQLANIVKRFDDTQTIHDVNLSIEEGEFVVFVGPSGCGKSTLLRMIAGLEEISGGDISIAGKVVNDTPPSERGVAMVFQSYALYPHMTVAENMSYSLKVNKVPQEEREKKIALVGKALQLEHLLDRKPAQLSGGQRQRVAIGRAIVRDPKVFLFDEPLSNLDAELRVDMRLHIAKLHQELKSTMIYVTHDQVEAMTLADKIVVLRDGRIEQVGSPMELYHQPKNKFVAGFIGSPKMNFLPCSVSAWDEVSLTVKLESGHQMTLPIQVRQQAVGEQLTLGVRPEHLATETNSLVLDFQCEVVERLGGMTYVFGQCHSIDNFKYLNHGDTEVQPGQSISLYTSAEQLQIFDPKGDALSFTSVNLSH; encoded by the coding sequence ATGTCTTCTATTCAGCTAGCTAATATCGTCAAGCGCTTTGACGATACCCAAACCATTCATGACGTTAACTTGTCTATTGAAGAAGGTGAGTTTGTGGTGTTTGTTGGCCCGTCTGGTTGTGGCAAATCCACTCTGCTAAGAATGATTGCCGGCCTTGAGGAAATCAGCGGTGGAGATATTTCTATCGCTGGCAAAGTGGTTAACGATACCCCACCTTCAGAGCGTGGCGTTGCCATGGTATTTCAATCCTATGCCCTTTACCCGCACATGACTGTGGCAGAAAACATGAGCTATTCACTTAAAGTGAACAAAGTCCCGCAAGAAGAACGCGAAAAGAAAATAGCCTTAGTGGGTAAAGCCCTGCAATTAGAGCACTTGCTTGACCGTAAACCGGCGCAATTGTCAGGCGGGCAACGTCAGCGGGTCGCCATTGGCCGCGCGATTGTGCGCGACCCTAAAGTATTCTTATTTGATGAACCGCTTTCTAACCTTGATGCAGAGCTGCGTGTAGACATGCGTTTGCATATCGCCAAGCTGCACCAAGAACTTAAATCAACCATGATTTACGTGACTCACGACCAAGTAGAAGCGATGACGCTGGCCGATAAAATTGTGGTACTAAGAGATGGACGGATTGAGCAAGTGGGTTCTCCGATGGAGCTATACCATCAACCTAAAAACAAGTTTGTGGCGGGCTTTATCGGCTCCCCTAAAATGAACTTCTTGCCATGTAGCGTAAGTGCTTGGGATGAAGTGAGCCTAACGGTCAAGCTGGAATCGGGCCACCAAATGACGCTGCCAATTCAAGTTCGCCAACAGGCGGTAGGTGAGCAGCTCACGCTGGGTGTGCGCCCTGAACATCTCGCTACCGAGACCAATAGTTTAGTGTTGGATTTCCAATGTGAAGTAGTAGAACGTCTCGGCGGAATGACTTATGTTTTTGGTCAGTGCCATAGCATTGACAATTTTAAGTACCTCAATCACGGCGATACCGAAGTACAACCGGGGCAGTCAATTTCTCTATACACCAGTGCCGAGCAATTGCAGATATTTGATCCCAAAGGAGATGCGCTTTCATTTACTTCGGTAAACTTAAGCCATTAA
- a CDS encoding extracellular solute-binding protein, whose product MGINKFSKNISAISAAMALVCSPMALAQQSLLVWEDIQKSFGNEEAVAAFEKQHDVKVEVLEMPYGGQVESLRMDGPAGTGPDVILIPHDQIGGAVIQGLLAPIHSEAAVVDSFSQSSIDALTYNGTLYGLPKSVETVFMVYNKDLIDELPETLDEIYDLSLKFREQDKYGLLAKWDEIYYSYGILKGMGGDVFAKNDDGSYNPNKVLLNTDGAVEGAKFIQKFYTSGAFPTGIIGNNGLNAIDSLFTANKAAIVQTGPWALQPYKEAGVNYGVAPLPKLPSGEPMGSFMGVKSYSISTFSKNKELAQQFIEFINNFDNAKRRFELTGEVPAVAALVNDPVIKNDPGARAVALQSVHATSMPSIPEMNEVWALPTVRCS is encoded by the coding sequence ATGGGAATCAATAAATTTAGTAAAAATATCAGTGCAATTTCTGCAGCGATGGCATTAGTGTGTTCACCAATGGCATTGGCACAACAATCTTTGCTGGTTTGGGAAGATATTCAGAAGTCTTTCGGGAATGAAGAAGCGGTTGCCGCGTTTGAAAAACAGCATGATGTGAAAGTAGAAGTATTAGAAATGCCTTATGGCGGGCAAGTTGAATCGTTACGCATGGATGGCCCTGCTGGCACCGGACCTGATGTTATTTTGATTCCACACGATCAAATTGGCGGTGCGGTGATTCAAGGTTTGCTGGCCCCCATTCATTCAGAAGCGGCGGTTGTGGATAGTTTCAGCCAATCGTCAATTGATGCCTTAACCTACAATGGCACCTTATACGGTTTACCTAAATCCGTTGAAACGGTGTTTATGGTTTACAACAAAGACCTTATTGATGAATTGCCAGAAACCTTAGATGAAATTTATGACTTGTCTTTGAAATTCCGTGAGCAAGATAAATATGGCCTGCTCGCTAAGTGGGATGAAATTTACTACAGCTACGGCATCTTAAAAGGCATGGGCGGCGACGTATTTGCGAAAAACGACGACGGCTCTTACAACCCAAACAAGGTGTTATTGAACACCGATGGCGCGGTTGAAGGCGCTAAGTTCATTCAAAAGTTTTACACATCGGGCGCTTTCCCCACCGGTATTATTGGTAACAACGGCTTAAACGCTATTGATTCATTATTTACCGCCAACAAAGCAGCGATTGTACAAACTGGGCCTTGGGCCTTACAGCCTTATAAAGAAGCTGGCGTGAACTATGGCGTGGCTCCTCTGCCTAAGTTGCCTTCGGGTGAGCCAATGGGCTCGTTCATGGGGGTGAAAAGTTACAGTATCTCTACCTTCTCTAAAAACAAAGAGCTAGCACAGCAGTTTATCGAGTTTATTAACAACTTCGATAACGCTAAGCGTCGCTTTGAATTGACTGGTGAAGTACCTGCGGTAGCTGCTTTGGTGAATGACCCTGTGATTAAGAATGACCCTGGTGCACGCGCCGTTGCTTTGCAATCGGTACACGCTACCTCTATGCCTTCGATCCCAGAAATGAACGAAGTATGGGCCCTGCCAACAGTGCGCTGCAGTTAA
- a CDS encoding sugar ABC transporter permease has protein sequence MSDMTKRLEQDSGLYRSHRVTASVLAFIPGFGQFYNRQFVKGVIFLVLLVSFYGVSRDFIAHGMWGLTTLGETLPEDNSVFLLAEGIIAGLVMLFGLVIYALSINDAYKNGKLLDEGRELNSLRVQYRNVINAGFPYLMISPGFILLVFVVVFPIIFGFAIGFTNYNLYNSPPAKLVDWVGLKNFFNIFQVNLWRNTFFDVLQWTVVWTLLASTLQCTVGVLLAILVNQKDLKGKSLIRTIFILPWAVPGFVTILIFTGMFNDSFGVINNVILDFFGIEPKAWLTDPFWTKVALIMIQTWLGFPFVFAMTTGVLQAIPNDLYEAATMDGASKFQQLKTITLPLVLYSIAPILITQYTFNFNNFNIIYLFNNGGPAVIGSNAGGTDILVSWIYKLTMSSSQYGIASAITLLLSIVVVGIALWQFRMTKSFKEEAR, from the coding sequence ATGTCTGACATGACTAAACGCCTAGAGCAAGATAGCGGCTTATATCGTTCACACCGTGTGACCGCCAGTGTGCTTGCGTTTATCCCCGGCTTTGGCCAGTTTTATAACCGGCAGTTTGTCAAAGGCGTGATTTTTCTGGTTTTGCTTGTCAGTTTCTACGGAGTGAGCCGTGATTTTATTGCTCACGGTATGTGGGGGCTCACTACTTTAGGCGAGACTCTTCCTGAAGATAATTCGGTGTTCCTATTAGCTGAAGGCATTATTGCAGGGCTAGTAATGCTGTTTGGCTTGGTTATTTATGCATTAAGCATTAACGACGCCTATAAAAACGGCAAATTGTTGGATGAAGGCCGAGAGCTTAATTCCTTACGGGTACAGTATCGCAACGTGATTAATGCCGGCTTCCCCTATTTAATGATTAGCCCCGGATTCATTTTGCTAGTGTTTGTGGTGGTATTTCCCATCATCTTTGGTTTTGCCATTGGCTTTACCAATTACAACTTATATAACTCTCCGCCAGCCAAATTGGTGGACTGGGTGGGTCTTAAAAACTTCTTCAATATTTTCCAAGTTAACCTATGGCGTAATACCTTCTTTGATGTATTGCAGTGGACCGTGGTATGGACTTTATTGGCCTCAACCTTGCAATGTACTGTGGGCGTATTGTTAGCGATTTTAGTTAACCAGAAAGACTTAAAAGGCAAGTCTCTGATCCGCACCATCTTTATTTTACCTTGGGCGGTACCTGGCTTCGTGACCATTCTGATCTTTACCGGCATGTTTAACGACAGCTTCGGGGTGATTAACAATGTCATTTTGGACTTCTTTGGTATCGAGCCCAAAGCTTGGTTAACCGATCCCTTCTGGACCAAAGTCGCCTTAATTATGATTCAGACTTGGTTGGGCTTTCCCTTTGTGTTTGCCATGACCACCGGGGTGCTGCAAGCCATTCCCAACGATCTTTACGAAGCGGCCACCATGGATGGCGCCAGTAAGTTCCAGCAGCTTAAAACCATTACGCTGCCTTTGGTATTGTATTCCATCGCTCCGATTTTGATTACCCAATACACCTTCAACTTTAATAACTTCAACATCATTTATCTGTTTAACAATGGTGGGCCAGCGGTGATCGGTAGCAATGCCGGCGGTACCGATATTTTGGTGTCGTGGATCTACAAACTCACCATGTCGTCATCACAGTACGGTATTGCTTCGGC